The following is a genomic window from Amycolatopsis acidiphila.
GAAACTCCCTCAGCTGCCCAGGAAGCTTCGCACCTGTGACAGCACGACCGCGTCCGTCAGGTAGCCGATGTGGGTCTCGCACGCGACATAGTTGTTCGTCGCCCCGCTGAGGGTCGTGCTGGTGTACGGGATGATGACCCCGTCGCACGGCGAGTACCACGTCGCGAACCTCGTCGGGCCCGGCGTCTCGTCACCCGAGGTGACCTGCGCGATGAACGACGAGCCCGGGTACATCTCCTGGCAGGACGGGTTGACCAGGCACGCCCCGGCGGAGGTGGTGCCGTGGTTGGCGCCCGCGAGCGAGGCCACGTGGCTCACCGAGGCCGCCCCGCCCAACTGCTTGACGTACCAGTCGGTGACCAGCCCGCCCATCGAGTGGTTGACGATGTCGACCTTCGCCGAGCCGGTCCGCTGCCGCACCTGGTCGACGTAGGACGCGAGCCCGGCCGCGCTCGTCCGGTTGGACTGGGCCCAGTTGTACTGATAGGCGTACAGCTCGTTGCTGCTGTACCCGGCCGCGGTGAACAGTGCCTCCGCGGTCGTCCAGTTGGACGCGCTTCCGGCGTAACCGTGGACGAAGACGACCGGGGTGTGGGTGGCGGCCTGCGCGGAGCCGGCGCCGACGAAAGTCAGCGCGCCGAGGCACAGCGCGAGCAGGGCGCCCAGAACGCGACGCATGGAACCTCCTCGTTGAGGGATCAGGGGATTTCCCAGTGTCGGGGGCGAGGCTGAGCGGGCACATCCGTGAAACGGCCTGCGTTCACCCCGGGGCGCGAGGTACCGCCGAATGCGCGCCGGGCGTTCGGCAGCAATGCGTAACCCGCGAGGCCGACTGGCCGACCGGGCACACCGGTGCGGCGGAAATAACCCCCGGCCGGGAGTGTGACGGGCGAAAACGTGCCGTCTCGTTGACCAGGGGCCAGGGGTTCTCTAGCTTCGGCAGAATGCCGGATTGCGTGAGCTTCGACCTGGTCCTCGAGCATCCGCGCCGCGCCGTGTGGCAGGTGATCTCCGCGCCCGAGCTCTACCCGCGGTTCTTCCGTGGCGTCGGCTCGTGCGAACGGGCCGGCGTGGCGGGCCGGCTCGCCCGGTACCGGATGCGGGTCAGCCTGTGCGGGCAGCCGGTCGAGCACGAGATGCGGGTGCTGCTCAGCCGCCGCGACGAGCAGTTCGTGCTGGACAGCGAGCAGGACACGGCGGGCCGTGTCTCGGTGCGGCTGGCCGACGCCGAGGGCGGGCACACGCTGGTCAAGTGCATCTTCTTCCTGCCGCCCCGCGGTTCGAAGCTGAGTGCGAACGACCTCAAGCACTGGGTGCGCGACGGGCTGGCGCGGATCGGCAGGCATCTGTCCGGCCTGCCGGAGCCGCTGCCCGACGAGCGCCCGCCGTCGCACCTGCAGATCGCGAACACGCTGGTCTCGGCCGGCATCCTGACCACCGCGCGGCCCGACCGGCTGATGCGCCAGCTGCACGCGGCCTCGAAGTGGGGCGCGACGCTGGCCGGTGGCTACACCGCCGCCGCGCTGCGCTCGCCGAAGGCACTCGCGGTGATCGACGACGACGGCCCGCGCTGGACCTTCGCGGAGCTGTCCCGGCGGACGAACCGGCTGGCGGGGATCCTGCGCAAGATGGGCGCCGGGCCGGACGGGCGGGTCGCGGTGCTCGCGCGCAACTCCGGCGCGCTGGTGCAGATCCTGCTCGCCTGCGGGAAGCTCGGCGTCGACGCGGTGCTGCTCAACACCGGGCTCGCGGAGCCGCAGGTGCTCGACGGCGTGCACCGCCAGCACGTGCGGATCGTCGTCGCCGACCCCGAGTTCACCCCGCTGCTGACCAACCTGTCGCCGACCACCTCGTGGGTCGGCACCGACGCGATCGACGCGCTGATCGACCACGCCCCTGACGTCCGGATGGACCCGCCGTCCTCGCCTGGCAGGCTCGTGGTGCTCACCTCGGGCACGACCGGCACCCCGAAGGGCGCGCGGCGCCCGACCCCGAAGGGCCTGTCCGCGGCGGTCGCGCTGCTCTCCCGCATCCCGCTGCACTCGCTGGACCGCATCCTCGTCGCGACCCCGCTGTTCCACACCTGGGGCCTGGCGGCGATGCAGGTCGGCATGCCGTTGTGCGCGACGCTCGTGCTGCAGCGGCGCTTCGACGCCGAGGAGTGCCTGCGGGCGGTGGAGGAGTCGCGCTGCACGGCGATGTTCGTGGTGCCGGTGATGCTGCAGCGGATCATGGCGCTGCCGCCCGAGGTCCGGGCTCGCTACGACACCTCCAGCCTGCGCATCGTGGTCAGCAGCGGCTCGGCGCTGCCCGGCGCGCTGGTCACCGGCTTCCTGGACGCGTTCGGCGACATCCTCTACAACTTCTACGGCTCGACGGAGGTCTCGGCCGCGGCCATCGCCACTCCCGCGGACCTGCGGGCCGCCCCCACGACTGCGGGGCACCCACCGCTGGGCTCGCGGCTGGCGATCCTCGGCCCGTCGGGGGAGCCGCTGCCGCCGGGCGAGGTCGGCTGGATCCACGTGGGCAACGAGCTGCTGTTCGACGGCTACACCGACGGCAGCGGCCGCGAGGTCCGGCACAACCTGATGGACACCGGCGACCGCGGCTACCTCGACGCCGACGGGCGGCTGTTCGTGTCCGGCCGCAGCGACGACATGATCATCTCGGGCGGCGAGAACGTGTTCCCGCGCCCGGTCGAGGAGGCGCTCGCGACCCTGCCCGGGGTGGCGGACGCCGCGGTGCTCGGCGTGCCCGACGCCGAGTACGGGCAGCGCCTGGTCGCCTACATCGTGGCGTACCCGCGCTCGGGGCTCGACGAGGACGTCGTACGCGAGTTCCTGCGCCACCGGGTCGCGCGGTTCGCCCTCCCGCGCGAGGTCGTCTTCGTCACCGAGCTGCCGCGCACCCAGACCGGAAAGGTGCTCAAGCGGGTGCTGCTCGAGGACGGCTGGCTGGCCAACACCCGGGCGCGCTAGCTCAGTCCTTCCGGAACACCAGCAGCTCGGTGCGCCCGCCCGACATCGGCTCGAAATGGCTGCCGACCAGCGACAACCCGCGGCGGGCGAGCAGGTCGACGGTCCAGCTGCGCGAGGTCATCGTGTAGATCCCGGCGTTGCTCTCGATCCAGGCCCGGGTGGTCTCCTCGTCGAGGCAGTCCTCGGTGACGATGTCGAACGCGGCGACGCCGCCGGGGCGCAGGACCCGCGCCATC
Proteins encoded in this region:
- a CDS encoding AMP-binding protein, with the translated sequence MSFDLVLEHPRRAVWQVISAPELYPRFFRGVGSCERAGVAGRLARYRMRVSLCGQPVEHEMRVLLSRRDEQFVLDSEQDTAGRVSVRLADAEGGHTLVKCIFFLPPRGSKLSANDLKHWVRDGLARIGRHLSGLPEPLPDERPPSHLQIANTLVSAGILTTARPDRLMRQLHAASKWGATLAGGYTAAALRSPKALAVIDDDGPRWTFAELSRRTNRLAGILRKMGAGPDGRVAVLARNSGALVQILLACGKLGVDAVLLNTGLAEPQVLDGVHRQHVRIVVADPEFTPLLTNLSPTTSWVGTDAIDALIDHAPDVRMDPPSSPGRLVVLTSGTTGTPKGARRPTPKGLSAAVALLSRIPLHSLDRILVATPLFHTWGLAAMQVGMPLCATLVLQRRFDAEECLRAVEESRCTAMFVVPVMLQRIMALPPEVRARYDTSSLRIVVSSGSALPGALVTGFLDAFGDILYNFYGSTEVSAAAIATPADLRAAPTTAGHPPLGSRLAILGPSGEPLPPGEVGWIHVGNELLFDGYTDGSGREVRHNLMDTGDRGYLDADGRLFVSGRSDDMIISGGENVFPRPVEEALATLPGVADAAVLGVPDAEYGQRLVAYIVAYPRSGLDEDVVREFLRHRVARFALPREVVFVTELPRTQTGKVLKRVLLEDGWLANTRAR
- a CDS encoding esterase/lipase family protein, with amino-acid sequence MRRVLGALLALCLGALTFVGAGSAQAATHTPVVFVHGYAGSASNWTTAEALFTAAGYSSNELYAYQYNWAQSNRTSAAGLASYVDQVRQRTGSAKVDIVNHSMGGLVTDWYVKQLGGAASVSHVASLAGANHGTTSAGACLVNPSCQEMYPGSSFIAQVTSGDETPGPTRFATWYSPCDGVIIPYTSTTLSGATNNYVACETHIGYLTDAVVLSQVRSFLGS